CAAGGGCCTCCAGCGCGGCAGCGGGCGCCGCCGGCTCGAGCAGGAGGCGGCAGAGCTCGAGGTTGAAGCGGGCCACGGCCTGGGTGCGCCGGTCGCCGGCGTTCGAGGCGGCCGTCAGGGCCTGGGCGAACCTCTCCCGCGCCTCCTCGGGGCGGCCCACGCCCTTCTCGAGCGCGCCTCCGACCAGGTGGGCGCGGACGAGGAGTTGGGGGAGCCCCCGGGAGCGTGCCAGCGCCAGGCCCTCCGCCGCGGCCTGCCAAGCCGGGCCGTAAGCCCCTTGCCGCGTGCCGATTTCGGCGAGGTTCAAGAGGGCGAGCGTCCTGTTGGCAGCGTCATGGCTGCGCTCGTAGAGCCCGATGGCCTCGCCGAAGCTGGTCCGCGCCTCGCCGTAGCGCGCCAGCCGGTCGGCGGTGGCGCCCAGGTTGTTGAGCAGGGCGGCGATCTGGTTCAGATCGCCGCCCCGGCGGGCGAGCGTCAGCGCCTCGCTCCCGTAGCGGTAGGCCGCGTCCAGGTCGCCGCGGATGCCCGCGATGGCGCCGAGGTTGTTGAGCGCCCGGAGGCGGACGCCTTCGTCGTCCGCGGCGGTGGCCTGGCTGAAGGCCGCTTGGGCCGCGTCCAGGTCGCCGGCGTAAAAGGCCGCGCCGCCGAGCTGGAGCGCCGCTTCTGCTTCGAGGTCGGGCCGGCTTAGGCGCCGGGCGATGGCCAAAGTCTCGCTGGCCAGCGTCATGGCCTCTTGTGGTTTGCCCAGCTTGACCCGCTGGCCGGCGCGGCGCAGCCCCAGCCTGAAGAAGAGCAGG
Above is a genomic segment from Deinococcota bacterium containing:
- a CDS encoding tetratricopeptide repeat protein encodes the protein VQGDASRLALHWLAAGEAARAAPLLVQAAGEALRTYADDEAKLRYFQTLWSLGPPGSPGPPGPHSRGCDAEARSSPLGEGAGAPNLTKGRAEALLGLEALAGRTGDQALQEAALAALAALAFEAQDDLLFFRLGLRRAGQRVKLGKPQEAMTLASETLAIARRLSRPDLEAEAALQLGGAAFYAGDLDAAQAAFSQATAADDEGVRLRALNNLGAIAGIRGDLDAAYRYGSEALTLARRGGDLNQIAALLNNLGATADRLARYGEARTSFGEAIGLYERSHDAANRTLALLNLAEIGTRQGAYGPAWQAAAEGLALARSRGLPQLLVRAHLVGGALEKGVGRPEEARERFAQALTAASNAGDRRTQAVARFNLELCRLLLEPAAPAAALEALGELEALALLDVLPWAYAELALLASTPEATRSWSRRITEARDNLHLRLLAALAEQRAALLADPEAGPIAGLASGLEALSVAESPLGYALLARGYPARDPHRVRLLSRAEALLRAQAEGLPEGPRASLFRQTRSWTL